The Castanea sativa cultivar Marrone di Chiusa Pesio chromosome 4, ASM4071231v1 sequence TGGTGAATGGAATGGATTACAAGCTCTATTTCTTAAAGAATGCCCATATGCTTATTATGTTCATTGCATGGCTCATAGGTTGCAATTGGCTTTAGTTATAACATCTAGAGAAGTAAAAGTTGTTCATCAATTCTTTGATCATTTGactaatattatcaatattgtcATTGGTTCTAGTAAGCGTAATGATGAATTGCAATATGCTCAAGGGGAACAAATTGAGAATATGATTACTTTTAATGAAATTGAGACAGGAAGAGGAGCAAACCAAATTGGTACTTTGCAATGGGCTGGAGATACACATTGGGGATCTCATTTTCAATCTATTTGTAGTTTGACAAAAATGTTTAATGCAACTTGCAAAGTTATCAATACTATCTTTGAGGAAGGGGTTAATTATAAACAACGTGGTGATGCTGAAAGAGCTTATCAGGTATTAACatcatttgaatttgttttaattttgcataCGATGAAAGAGATTATGGGAATTACTAATATTCTTTGCCAAGCTTTGCAACAACATTCCCAGGATCTTTTAAATGCCATGCATTTAGTTTCAACTACAAAATCACTTATTCAAAAATTGAGAGATGATGGATGGGAGTCTTTACTTGCTAGTGTTACATCATTTTGTGGACAACATGAAATTGATATTCCTGATTTAAATGCTCGTTACACTAAAACTTGAGGTAGATACCGTCATCAAGATGAAGCTTTGACAACAATAGAACATCATTTAAGAATTGACATATTTATAGTTGCAATAGATTTTCAATTGTAAGAATTGAATAGCAGATTTTGTGAGCTAACAGTAGATCTTCTCACTCTTAGTTCAGCATTAAATCCTAAGGATGCTTTTAGATCATTCAAAATTGGTGATATTTGCAATTTGGCTAAAAATTATTATCCTCAAGATTTCACTGAACAAGAAATTTGTCTTTTGAAGCATCAATTGCAACATTATGAGCTTAATGTGACAAAGCATCCAGATTTTCAGAATATGGGTACAATATCTGAGCTATGTAAGGGATTAGAAATTTCAGGGAAGTCTAGATTCTATCATTTAATTGATAGACTGATTCGTTTTGTGTTGACTCTTCCAGATTCTACAGCAACTACAGAATGAGCTTTTTCAGCTATGAAACTATTAAAAACAAGACTTTGCAATAGAATGGAGGATGAACTTTTGGcagataatttgatagtttatATAGAAAAGGAAATTGTTGGGAATTTCACGATGGAAATGATTATGGATGAATTCTATTCCATGAAAAAACGTCGTCAAACATgattttgatgtaaaatatgtttttttgtgtggatatttttgtatttgtctATAGTGAACTAGACAGTTTTTGTATGTTCATTAATGTTTAagatatatcaaaattgaaatttcatattcaatagacttgtgatttatgttttttatatcaatacttCAAATCTGCATCTCATGTAAAAATTTCTGTCTACGCCCCTGCAAGGGAtagtaacacaaacaaattttAGCTAGCCATTGGAAAATTATGTGTGCATGTTtgtgaaagagagagggagagactgAGAGATATGTAAAAGTTAAGAAGTGAGGCGATATATAAAGCTGGTGATGAGGGAGAGGAAAGGACTATGTGATGTTTAACCATTGTAATGACAATGGGTTTTGATTGTGCTAATCAGAAGGAGTTAATAGAAGATGATGGGTTTCAATAACTGTCATTGATCATATCAATGAAATTTTTGGAAGCTGAAAGTATACAAGATTTCCGGGAATCAATATCAAATGGTGACCCATTTATGACAAGCCAAGGCACAGCTTCTTCAACCATAAATGTAGCCGGTAGCCCTTAAACTTGTAACGTACATTTTTTTGCCATCTGCCTTTCATTTTTtatgggggtttttttttttatatatacaagatagaaattctaaactggcctaatttaagtgtatatgtgtatgaagctccctcctgaaaACTTAAACCTCAACCCTTACCCcccaccccacaaacacttatacttatggagtaaccatcgcaccaaggatgtacgatagttattttttatggcTTTAATAAGAAAGGGTTATAGGAAGAGTACTTACAGACTTCAAAACTGTTTAAATCAGTTGATTGGACATCATTGTACTGCTTGGCTTTTTCCACTAACACAACTTGCATCAGTGAcccaccaaaaaccaattggtagATTCCGATTAGCTCAATTAATAGAATCTCTTGTTGTCAAACAAGAGATTTGGAGTTCGAACCCACCTACACCATaattaattggtgtcttggcttgaaaagaaaaagtgttcaTTCTAGATCAGACACCATAGGTTAAAACCGTTTaccaattctcaaaaaaaaaataataataaaccctTGCATCAGTGACTACATATATTGCCATAATCTCATGTTTGCAATCTTGACTGAATGGAAGTTTGATTATTTGGTTAGAAGAGCCACTAACATGGTTGGATGCAATAGTATTTTAGGAGAAAATTGTTGcccatcatcatcaacaacaacaccaaTAACCAATTACCACATCGGTAAAAACCaattaccacatcattttacaacatctcATTTATCAGatattttattcttcaattctatacattaaaataatattttcaacacattaaaataatatattaaattcctcccccatcatcatcaacaacaacaccaataacagcaactacaacaacaaccagAAAAATTGTTGCAGCCACAATCAccagaaaaaaaattaaaaaaaaaaaaaatacacacacacacacacacaaccaccaaaatcaacccacaaccaccGCCGAATCCACcatcaaatcacaacaaaacaaaaaaaacaaaaacaaatcagaATAGAGATCGGCACCACCACCGATTTGCCCATCAGCAGCCGACCCACCCACCACCACTAATCCGCCCATCACCATCTCAACCCACCGCCATAACCCACAACCCGAACCCACCCACCACCGATCTGCCCATCTTAACCCACCCATTGCCCAACCCACCCATCAAACCACAACCAAAAAACGTgaatggaaaaaagaagaaaaaaaaaagaacctaaaGCGGAATAGAGAAGACAGATGGTCGGCGGCGTCGAGTGGTGGCCTTTAGTGATTGGCGTGCAGTGGAAGACGAATAGAGAAGACAGAGatatgagagaaaagagagagatctgtgatgaggagagagaagagagagatatctgtgatgaggagagagaaaatgggaataaaataacaatatatattttgccATTGCTTGTCCGTACTGTGCCAAATTGTGAGGGTACTGTAGCATGTTGCaaaaatttgacacatttaGCACATCTGATAAAGggggttttttgtgtttggtgtgccaaatgtgccaaatatttggcatttggcacatttgACACATCTGCTGCAGATACTCttagtttttcaatttatattgTTTCCATTAGTTAGTTTACGCAACATATATGTTAGCACATGTTTTGAATTATACAAGAAaagatgtttaaaaaatatatatggtgcaagtattgtagataaaggtgccgcttattttgttgaaactgaaaacttattgttaaaagtattataaataaaagtaaaagttagttaaaatagtacggtaaggcccatgaatagtaccaaaaagtgcagtgagatccataaatagtagtaaaaataagctaaataatgaaataattttcattttttattggtaacAAACAGAggccaaataccaaaaaataaaaaataaaaaaacctttcaAGTTCATTTTAAAGGTTAATGTCaaatacaaggaaaaaaaaaagttttcctaaaaatgctatttg is a genomic window containing:
- the LOC142632793 gene encoding uncharacterized protein LOC142632793, which codes for MSDEHPSKYSRIQSEEIDRDPGSRHDESLDSKIRGNFIELIKFTSTFNDKVASIVLENAPRNSKYTSPTIQKEILHILSSNVRNAIHEEIVDAKFCILVNEARDESKREQMAIILRFVDKNGFIKERFFHVVHVKDTTTLTLKNEICVVLSRYNLHIENIRGQGYDGASNMRGEWNGLQALFLKECPYAYYVHCMAHRLQLALVITSREVKVVHQFFDHLTNIINIVIGSSKRNDELQYAQGEQIENMITFNEIETGRGANQIGTLQWAGDTHWGSHFQSICSLTKMFNATCKVINTIFEEGVNYKQRGDAERAYQVLTSFEFVLILHTMKEIMGITNILCQALQQHSQDLLNAMHLVSTTKSLIQKLRDDGWESLLASVTSFCGQHEIDIPDLNARYTKT